The genomic DNA ggtaaaaaatccattacaatctacataccacacagactatgctgacagcttgtgccacacgctctcaaagaaactgcggaatcacctgatcaacatcctctatggcaaacagggaaagattaagaatgagctctcaaaaatggatactctcatcaaaaaccaaccttccacacaagcttcctcgtggctggattttattaaaactagacaagccatttacaacgcacactttgcttctctacaaaagaaaaaggacactaaactttctaaactactacatgctacaaggggccacagcaatggttccctcaacccacctagcaatattgttaacctatccaactatactctcagcccagcagaagcagctgttctatctcggggcctctccttctgcccctccacccccacgaacatgatacagttctgtggtgacctagaatcctattttcgacgtctccgactcaaggaatatttccaaaatacctctgaacagcatactaatccacagagttctccctaccaacactacagaaagagggattctaggtggactcctcctgaaggtcgaaacagcagactggacttctacatagagtgcttccgccgacgtgcacgggctgaaattgtggaaaagcagcatcacttgccccataacctcagccatgcggaacgcaatgccatccacagcctcagaaacaactctgacatcataatcaaaaaggctgataaaggaggtgctgttgtcatcatgaataggtcggaatatgaacaagaggctgctcggcagctctccaacacgagtttctacaagccattaccctctgatcccactgagagttaccaaaagcaactacagcatttgctcaagaaacttcctgaaaaagcacaagatcaaatccgcacagacacacccctggaaccccgacctgggatattctatctactacccaagatccataaacctggaaatcctgggcgccccatcatctcaggcattggcaccctgacagcaggattgtctggctatgtagactccctcctcaggccctaggctaccagcactcccagctaccttcgagacaccactgacttcctgaggaaacttcaatccatcggtgatcttcctgataacaccatcctggccactatggacgtagaagccctctacaccaacattccacacaaagatggactacaagccgtcaagaacactatcccagataatgtcacggctaacctggtagctgaactttgtgactttgtccttacccataactacttcacatttggggacaatgtataccttcagatcagcggcactgctatgggtacccgcatggccccacagtatgccaacatttttatggctgatttagaacaacgcttcctcagctctcgtcccctaaagcccctactctacttgcgctatattgatgacatcatcatctggacccatggaaaagaagcccttgaggaattccaccatgatttcaacaatttccatcccaccaccaacctcagcctggtccagtccacacaagagatccacttcctggacactacagtgctaataaacaatggtcacaaacaccaccctataccggaaacctactgaccgctattcctacctgcatgcctccagctttcaccctgaccacaccacacgatccatcgtctacagccaagctctgcgatacaaccgcatttgctccaacccctcagacagagacaaacacctacaagatctctgtcaagctttcttacaactacaatacccacctgcagaagtaaagaaacagattgatagagccagaagagttcccagaagttacctactacaggacaggcctaaaaaagaagataacagaacgccactagccgtcaccttcagcccccaactaaaacccctccaacgcattattaaggatctacaacctatcctaaaggatgacccaacactctcacaaatcttgggagacaggccagtccttgcctacagacagccccgcaacctgaagcaaatactcaccaacaaccacataccacacaacagaaccactaacccaggaacttatccttgcaacaaagcccgttgccaattgtgcccacatatctattcaggggacaccatcacagggcctaataacatcagccacactatcagaggctcgttcacctgcacatccaccaatgtgatatatgccatcatgtgccagcaatgcccctctgccatatacattggtcaaactggacagtctctacgtaaaagaataaatggacacaaatcagatgtcaagaattataacattcataaaccagtcggagaacacttcaatctctctggtcacgcaatcacagacatgaaggtcgctatcttaaaacaaaaaaacttcaaatccagactccagcgagaaactgctgaattggaattcatttgcaaattggatactattaatttaggcttaaatagagactgggagtggctaagtcattatgcaaggtagcctgtttcctcttgttttttcctaaccccccccagatgttctggtttaacttggatttaaacttgaagagtggtcagtttggatgagctattaccagcaggagagtgagtttgtgtgtgtatgggggtggggggatgtgagaaaacctggatttgtgcaggaaatagctcaacttgattgtcatgcacattgtgtaaagagttgtcactttggatgggctatcaccagcaggagagtgaatttgtgtgggggggtggagggtgagaaaacctggatttgtgctggaaatggcccacctgatgatcactttagataagctattgccagcaggacagtggggtgggaggaggtattggttcatattctctgtgtatatataaagcctgctgcagtttccacgatatgcatctgaggaagtgagctgtagctcacgaaagcttatgctctaataaattggttagtctctaaggtgccacaagtactccttttcttattgtaaggagagtgatcactttagataagctattaccagcaggagagtggggtgggaggaggtattttttcatgctttgtgtgtatataataagatcttctacactttccacagtatgcatccgacgaagtgagctgtagcttacaaaagcttatgctcaaataaattggttagtctctaaggtgccacaagtactccttttctttttgcgaatacagactaacacagctgttactctgaaacagatttgCAGCTTCCCACTTGTTACATTTCACCCAGTAGATGATGAAAGCAGACTGGTCAGTTTTACTTTTCGGTTTTCATTGGTAGCACAATTGCTACCAGTTTGCAAACACGGACAAAGGGTTTAAATCCCATCACAAGAATTGCTTTCATTTAGATCATGAAAGCATCGATatcaatttattttaatgtatcTTACACAAAGATTAAAAGTTGGGAACTAAACCATGTCCCTTTAATTGGGAAAGGTAAGAAGAGAAGGGAAATGAGTCCTATTCACATTCCCACAAGCCTTTTTGACAAGATGCTCTTGGTTATTACACTGGTAAAGATATGGACAGCACCACTTATTaatttctctcctttcctcttgtTGGATCATTTCCACTGAGAACTCAGCAAAAGCAGAAGAGCCTATTCAGTGTACACTATAGATAATATGGGGGAGTTTTGCATGGGCATGAATGATGGTATTGCACCCAAAAAAAACCTCTGTGATAGATACAATATATATTTCATTCCTAAGTCTTAAGTAGTGTCATGACCCCCTAATCACCAACTGAAGTTCAGGACTAAATCAAACCTGGACCAGCACCAAATAAAATACTGCAAGATCAAGGGAACAGCGAGCATTTTAATGTTAGCGCTCATAATCCTTCATAGCTAGAAATAATGGTTTAGACTGCTGGAAAGCAAAGAATCCCAGTTTTCCAGGGAAATAAAACATCCGTTTCAGCAAACAAGACATGCTAACTATTAAGTCATTCCAGTGATCCTACTTCAACCTAACAGCTATCTAGTACAGCCAGACACCATAGCATTATACCATGCATATGCCTTGAATCGCAGTTTAAGGAATAAAAACCCATGGTCGCTTTCTAAAAGTTGTACGATATTAGCTGCTAAAATCACGTTGCAATTAAAGTAGGGAAGATAAAAGCAAGATGGTATTCTGAATTTTGTGATTCTAGCATCTCCATATCTTGCAATCTGCCAGGGTTAAGATCAGTGGGTCAGTACAAATGCTTTCAGGACCAGTTAGCTATTCCAAGACCTGGTCCTGGACCAAGGATCAGCAAATCCCTGCTAGTACTATTAAGAATATGTATTATAAATTGGATTTACGGATTTCCCCCCCAGGAATTTCTTGCATCGCCCCTAGAGGATAAAAAGACAACAGTTGCTCAGGTGAATTATGGGGGAAAGGTGAAGGGGAGGTTGGTTCATCTTCTTTTGGCCCatctgtcattggccactgtcagagacatgaTACCAGACCAAACAGTCTGTT from Lepidochelys kempii isolate rLepKem1 chromosome 25, rLepKem1.hap2, whole genome shotgun sequence includes the following:
- the LOC140903361 gene encoding uncharacterized protein, producing the protein MQGTAFSRMEWKSINCMKKLVQIQTDILLLSKCKQMDIVPKGLKVKNPLQSTYHTDYADSLCHTLSKKLRNHLINILYGKQGKIKNELSKMDTLIKNQPSTQASSWLDFIKTRQAIYNAHFASLQKKKDTKLSKLLHATRGHSNGSLNPPSNIVNLSNYTLSPAEAAVLSRGLSFCPSTPTNMIQFCGDLESYFRRLRLKEYFQNTSEQHTNPQSSPYQHYRKRDSRWTPPEGRNSRLDFYIECFRRRARAEIVEKQHHLPHNLSHAERNAIHSLRNNSDIIIKKADKGGAVVIMNRSEYEQEAARQLSNTSFYKPLPSDPTESYQKQLQHLLKKLPEKAQDQIRTDTPLEPRPGIFYLLPKIHKPGNPGRPIISGIGTLTAGLSGYVDSLLRP